CGTCCTGTCACGGTAACCTACTGGGTTGAATACGAGATGAAAGAAAATAACTATCTGGTCCATCGGGTCTGGTCCCATCGTATGCGGGTACTTGGATAAAAATATTTTTTTAAAATGAATTCATAAATATGCTTTTTATAGATGAGTGCTGGAAATAGGAGGTAGTTCATGGGTACTTTAAAAGTTCTGGATGAAGATTTTTCCTCGTGGAAGTGCGCCACATGCGGCAAAGCACTGCATCCCTCTCCTGTAGAGCTGGAATATCTGGACAGCAGATTTAATGTTGAATTGCCCAGCTGCCCGGATTGCGGATTCGTGCTCATTCCCGAAGATCTGGCACTGGGTAAAATGGCCGAAGTGGAGCGGATGCTGGAGGATAAATAATGAAGGGAACCCCGCTCTGGGAAAGATCCATTCTACGTGACGCAGCCGGAAACACTCTGCGCCCCGGAGGATTCACCCTTACCGACCGGGCCGTAACCTTAACCGGACTTCCCGTAAACGCACGGGTACTGGATGTGGGCTGCGGACTGGGCGCAACAGTTGAGCATCTGCGTACAAAACACGGCCTGAATGCCTGCGGCATGGATTACTCCCCGCGCCAGCTTTCGGAAGCCCCGGCAGATTTACCGCTGACCCGCGCAGACGGTGCACATCTACCTTATACAGACTCCTGCTTTGACGCCATTTTTTGTGAATGCGTACTCTCTCTCATGCCGGACAAGGAACAGACCATCAGCGAATTCAAGCGGGTACTCACAGATGGCGGCAAGCTGATCATCAGCGA
This window of the Desulfovibrio sp. JC022 genome carries:
- a CDS encoding DVU_1557 family redox protein; this translates as MGTLKVLDEDFSSWKCATCGKALHPSPVELEYLDSRFNVELPSCPDCGFVLIPEDLALGKMAEVERMLEDK
- the trsM gene encoding DVU_1556 family methyltransferase, which encodes MKGTPLWERSILRDAAGNTLRPGGFTLTDRAVTLTGLPVNARVLDVGCGLGATVEHLRTKHGLNACGMDYSPRQLSEAPADLPLTRADGAHLPYTDSCFDAIFCECVLSLMPDKEQTISEFKRVLTDGGKLIISDLYRRGSGQIQCLDGSCANSPLYLGRIEQILKQQGMHITAIEDYSRLLVELAAKLVFAGDPPPASGGNCCDRPGYMLMIATQN